A region from the Nostoc sp. HK-01 genome encodes:
- a CDS encoding response regulator receiver modulated diguanylate cyclase produces MKTNFYKNQSLVLIVDDEPFIRTQLRLALERDGYQIAEARDGLEALILFQQLHPQIVLMDAIMPGMDGFECCIKLQSLDQGKYTPVLMITGLEDQESVDQAFDAGAIDYVTKPIHWPVLRQRVKRLIQQSQLQKQLEAANQELQRLVTIDGLTQVASRRRFEEYFSQEWQRMARDQLPLSLILCDVDYFKSYNDTYGHRAGDRCLQKVAQAIKDSVKRPADLVARYGGEEFAVILPKTEMQGAAILAEKICSVVRKLAIPHSNSQVSGYVTISAGVAADIPQPGSDFQDIISAADRALYQAKIEGRDRFQLSNKQSTYNFSIPRWGA; encoded by the coding sequence ATGAAAACCAACTTTTACAAAAATCAATCTCTAGTTTTGATTGTTGACGATGAACCTTTTATTCGTACCCAACTGCGACTTGCTTTAGAGCGAGACGGATATCAAATAGCAGAAGCAAGAGACGGTCTAGAAGCGTTAATTTTATTTCAGCAACTGCATCCCCAGATTGTCCTCATGGATGCCATCATGCCGGGGATGGATGGATTTGAATGTTGTATAAAGTTGCAATCTTTAGATCAAGGCAAGTATACGCCAGTGTTAATGATTACTGGCTTGGAAGATCAAGAATCAGTTGATCAGGCCTTTGATGCGGGCGCAATTGATTATGTGACTAAACCGATTCACTGGCCAGTATTACGCCAGCGGGTAAAACGCTTGATTCAGCAATCTCAGCTACAAAAACAGCTAGAAGCTGCTAACCAAGAATTACAAAGGTTGGTAACTATTGATGGTTTAACTCAAGTAGCTAGTCGCAGACGCTTTGAAGAGTATTTTTCCCAAGAGTGGCAACGGATGGCGCGAGACCAGTTACCTTTGTCTTTAATTTTGTGTGATGTGGATTACTTTAAATCTTACAACGATACTTATGGACATCGGGCAGGCGATCGCTGTCTGCAAAAAGTAGCCCAAGCCATCAAAGATAGTGTCAAACGTCCGGCCGATTTAGTGGCGCGTTATGGCGGTGAAGAGTTTGCCGTGATTTTACCCAAAACAGAGATGCAGGGAGCCGCGATATTAGCAGAAAAAATTTGCTCGGTGGTGCGAAAATTGGCAATTCCCCATAGCAATTCCCAAGTCAGTGGTTATGTGACAATTAGTGCCGGGGTCGCAGCAGATATTCCTCAACCTGGTTCTGACTTTCAAGATATAATTTCTGCCGCAGACCGCGCATTATATCAGGCAAAAATTGAAGGGCGCGATCGCTTTCAGCTGTCTAACAAGCAATCAACTTACAATTTCTCTATTCCTCGTTGGGGTGCATGA
- a CDS encoding multi-sensor hybrid histidine kinase — MVRRHRYHQFQAREIFSKRELLPLVVGIVVAIAVVLLWQKLVIEEQHDIKQLIQQQAIAIKTELTAQVNMRILALERMGKNWQLHDNLDQKKLRTEAAAYIQDFGGYQTLGWIDASLRVRWTVPEVNYQITQTLELTQKPQLRTALEAARNRRQTNFTPTFELLQGKKGLFAYLPLWIGEQFDGFILGVFQVKSLLDSLVHLPPGYQIRVFENGKLIYGQNSLPTQLLNWQQQVSLNLYGSNWQIAVYPSLELLTDLRSPLPLIVLISGLLIASTLAFSIYFAQSSELQNKRKAAINQELTDRIWEQQKTEIALRASETHLRELLETVKVIPWEFDVKTWRFTYIGPQAEALLNYPLAEWYQENFWMNHLHPHDREQAMQVYQDAMAKGENQEFAYRMLTASGRVVWLRDIVNVVKNAGTPIMLRGFMFEITDLKLVEETLRLRERALAAASDGIIIADARLPNQPIIYVNPAFELITGYSATEIIGYNCAFLPGTDPLQPAIQQLQASMKVGKSCQVLLRNYRKDGSLFWNELSISPIHDDTGRLTHFIGIHTDISDRKQAELTLQRQALIFENMYDGVIITDLSGKIIDWNGAAEWMFGYSKAEILGRSTSILYKPEVTNQLIPQILPDIQQQGRWSGELEFIRKDGSQGICETTVILLQNEQGQAIASVSFNHDITERVLAQQALQRQLHQTLLLKQVTQQIRQSLDSKEIFATAAVQIGQAFQAERCLIHSYINDPIPYIPLVAEYNNFPTYASRENVKIPVIGNPHAEQMMTEDKAIASDDVYADPLLQKAQTICQNMGLKSMLAVRTSYQGEPNGAIGLHQCSYFRQWTTEEIELLEAVAAQVGIALAQANLLEQETRQREELTLKNFALEQAKRQAEAANRAKSEFLAMMSHEIRTPMNAVIGMTELLLDTDLTPQQRDFVETVHTSGNALLTIINDILDFSKIESGKLELEEKPFDLKACVEQVIDLLAPKAAQKQIELIYLIHPQVPTQIIGDITRLRQILMNLLNNAIKFTQQGEVVLSVYANQLETQNIDTTCKILFSIQDTGIGITPEKMARLFQPFAQADASMTRLYGGTGLGLVISQRLSEMMNGSLWVESRGCIGGNPDPGWQNSKPVLATFSHHGATFYFTITSTILTNPPSSEVTTSVSQLAGKRLLIVDDHPTNSKILSLQVQFWQMQTYIAESSEAALALLAQGMEFDIAILDLPSPKIDGLALAQAIRQQPGGQNLPLVLLTALGTPDIGRDFNDVGLVVCLNKPIKQSQLHYVLTHTCGHHLLSVNISRAYISPFDVHLAEKMPLRILVAEDSLVNQKVALLMLQKIGYQADVVADGREVIQALQRQPYDVVLMDIHMPEMDGLETSQIISQQWEASTRPYIIAITANAMRGDREACLAAGMDDYISKPIQMAELVKALRKCQPFISTKDPPIQTFLPIKNQTNTPNLAISAIDHKVLQSLRQMLAGDQVAFTELLHCYFLEAPKLIQEIQSSVVREDAETLWKTAHKLKSSSASVGATSLAQICKQLEAKGRSNDPLGCADILSQLQQEYEQVKTGLQLELEAGS; from the coding sequence GTGGTTAGGCGGCACAGATATCATCAGTTTCAAGCAAGAGAAATTTTCAGCAAACGAGAGTTGCTGCCCTTAGTGGTGGGTATTGTTGTTGCAATAGCAGTAGTTCTGCTTTGGCAGAAGCTAGTAATTGAAGAGCAACACGATATTAAACAACTGATTCAACAACAAGCGATCGCCATTAAAACCGAATTAACAGCCCAAGTAAATATGCGAATTCTGGCACTAGAGCGTATGGGCAAAAACTGGCAACTGCATGATAATTTGGATCAGAAAAAATTGCGAACTGAAGCAGCCGCCTACATCCAAGATTTTGGAGGATATCAAACTCTGGGATGGATTGACGCATCATTGCGGGTGAGATGGACTGTACCCGAAGTTAACTATCAAATCACCCAAACTTTAGAACTAACTCAAAAACCTCAACTACGCACAGCACTAGAAGCAGCACGTAACCGCCGTCAAACCAATTTTACGCCCACATTTGAGCTTCTTCAAGGCAAGAAAGGATTGTTTGCATATCTGCCACTATGGATTGGCGAACAGTTTGATGGCTTTATTTTAGGAGTTTTTCAAGTTAAATCCTTATTAGATTCTCTGGTGCATTTGCCACCAGGTTATCAAATTAGAGTCTTTGAGAATGGAAAATTAATTTACGGACAGAACTCATTACCAACGCAGCTATTAAATTGGCAACAACAAGTCAGCCTTAACTTATATGGAAGCAACTGGCAAATTGCAGTCTATCCTTCTCTAGAATTATTAACCGACTTGCGATCGCCTCTGCCATTAATTGTTTTAATCTCTGGGTTACTCATCGCCAGCACATTGGCATTCTCTATTTATTTTGCTCAAAGTAGTGAACTGCAAAACAAACGTAAAGCCGCCATTAATCAAGAACTAACCGACCGAATTTGGGAGCAGCAAAAAACTGAAATTGCTTTACGTGCCAGTGAAACTCACCTGCGAGAATTATTAGAAACGGTAAAAGTAATTCCTTGGGAATTCGATGTCAAAACTTGGCGCTTTACATATATTGGGCCACAAGCAGAAGCTTTATTGAACTATCCCCTAGCAGAATGGTATCAGGAAAATTTTTGGATGAATCATCTGCATCCTCATGATCGGGAACAGGCGATGCAGGTTTACCAAGACGCAATGGCGAAAGGCGAAAACCAGGAATTTGCATACCGAATGCTAACCGCAAGCGGGCGAGTTGTGTGGTTACGAGATATTGTCAATGTTGTCAAAAACGCTGGAACCCCCATAATGCTCAGGGGGTTTATGTTTGAGATTACAGATTTGAAACTAGTAGAAGAAACTCTCCGATTGCGGGAACGCGCCCTAGCAGCGGCTAGTGATGGAATTATAATTGCTGATGCTAGGCTCCCTAATCAACCAATTATTTACGTTAACCCCGCCTTTGAGCTAATCACAGGCTATAGTGCTACAGAGATTATTGGCTATAACTGTGCTTTTTTACCAGGTACAGATCCTCTACAACCAGCAATTCAACAACTGCAAGCATCTATGAAAGTTGGGAAAAGTTGCCAAGTATTGTTGCGTAACTACCGCAAAGATGGCAGTTTATTTTGGAATGAATTGAGCATTTCTCCTATTCATGATGACACTGGTCGGTTAACCCATTTTATTGGCATTCACACCGATATTAGCGATCGCAAACAAGCAGAATTAACTTTGCAACGCCAAGCCCTAATCTTTGAAAACATGTACGACGGCGTAATCATCACTGATTTAAGCGGAAAAATTATTGACTGGAATGGTGCGGCTGAGTGGATGTTTGGCTATAGCAAAGCCGAAATCTTGGGCAGAAGCACAAGTATTTTATATAAACCGGAAGTAACTAATCAACTCATACCCCAAATTTTGCCAGATATTCAGCAGCAGGGACGTTGGTCTGGGGAACTTGAATTTATCCGCAAAGATGGCAGTCAAGGAATTTGTGAAACGACAGTCATTCTCTTACAAAATGAACAAGGGCAAGCGATCGCCAGTGTCAGTTTTAATCATGACATTACAGAAAGAGTATTAGCACAACAAGCATTGCAACGACAATTACATCAAACACTGTTGTTAAAACAAGTTACCCAACAAATTCGCCAAAGTCTTGATAGCAAAGAAATCTTTGCTACCGCCGCCGTCCAAATTGGTCAAGCATTTCAAGCCGAACGCTGCCTCATTCATTCTTATATTAATGATCCCATACCCTACATTCCGCTGGTAGCAGAGTATAATAATTTTCCCACCTACGCCAGTCGGGAAAACGTAAAAATTCCTGTAATCGGTAATCCCCATGCCGAGCAAATGATGACCGAGGATAAAGCGATCGCTTCTGATGATGTATATGCTGACCCGTTACTCCAAAAAGCGCAAACAATTTGTCAAAATATGGGCTTAAAGTCCATGTTAGCAGTCCGTACATCTTATCAAGGAGAACCTAACGGTGCGATCGGCTTACATCAGTGCAGCTATTTTCGCCAATGGACAACAGAAGAAATTGAATTATTAGAAGCAGTAGCAGCACAAGTCGGCATTGCCCTCGCCCAAGCCAATTTATTAGAACAAGAAACCCGCCAACGCGAAGAACTTACCTTAAAAAACTTTGCCCTAGAACAAGCAAAACGTCAAGCAGAAGCAGCCAACCGCGCCAAAAGTGAATTTTTGGCCATGATGAGTCATGAAATTCGTACCCCAATGAATGCTGTAATTGGGATGACAGAACTGTTATTAGATACAGATTTAACTCCCCAACAGCGCGACTTTGTAGAAACCGTTCATACCAGCGGCAATGCCTTACTTACCATCATTAATGACATTCTCGACTTCTCTAAAATTGAGTCTGGCAAACTGGAACTAGAAGAAAAACCCTTTGATTTAAAAGCTTGTGTAGAACAGGTAATCGACCTTTTAGCCCCAAAAGCTGCCCAAAAACAGATTGAACTAATTTACCTGATCCATCCCCAAGTACCAACCCAGATAATTGGCGACATCACACGCTTGCGCCAAATTTTAATGAACTTGCTCAACAATGCCATTAAATTTACCCAACAAGGAGAAGTTGTCCTCTCTGTATACGCCAATCAATTAGAAACTCAAAATATCGACACTACCTGCAAAATTTTGTTTAGCATCCAAGATACAGGTATTGGCATCACCCCAGAGAAAATGGCACGGTTATTTCAACCCTTCGCCCAAGCAGATGCCTCTATGACCAGACTCTACGGCGGTACGGGACTAGGACTAGTGATTAGCCAACGCCTGAGTGAGATGATGAATGGTAGTTTATGGGTTGAAAGTCGTGGCTGTATTGGTGGTAATCCTGATCCTGGATGGCAAAATAGCAAGCCTGTTTTAGCCACTTTCTCTCATCATGGTGCTACTTTCTACTTCACAATTACCAGCACAATCCTGACTAATCCCCCATCAAGTGAAGTGACTACTTCTGTGAGTCAGTTGGCTGGTAAGCGTTTATTAATCGTGGATGATCATCCTACCAACAGCAAAATTCTCAGTTTGCAAGTGCAGTTCTGGCAAATGCAAACATACATTGCTGAATCAAGTGAAGCCGCTTTAGCTTTGCTGGCTCAAGGAATGGAATTTGATATTGCCATCCTCGATCTGCCAAGTCCAAAAATTGATGGACTGGCACTAGCGCAGGCCATTCGTCAACAGCCTGGTGGTCAAAATCTCCCCTTAGTACTATTAACTGCTTTGGGTACTCCAGACATAGGTAGAGACTTTAATGATGTGGGGTTAGTTGTCTGTTTAAATAAACCAATCAAACAATCTCAACTTCACTACGTCCTCACCCATACCTGCGGACATCATTTGCTATCAGTCAACATTTCTCGTGCATATATTTCTCCCTTTGATGTTCATTTAGCTGAGAAAATGCCGCTGCGCATTCTTGTGGCAGAAGATAGCTTGGTGAACCAGAAAGTAGCACTACTAATGTTGCAAAAAATTGGCTACCAAGCAGATGTAGTAGCTGATGGGCGAGAAGTGATTCAAGCATTGCAGCGTCAACCCTATGATGTAGTGTTGATGGATATTCACATGCCCGAAATGGATGGACTAGAAACTAGTCAAATCATCTCTCAGCAATGGGAAGCTAGTACTCGCCCTTATATTATTGCCATCACAGCCAACGCTATGCGGGGCGATCGCGAAGCTTGTTTAGCCGCGGGGATGGATGATTATATTAGCAAACCCATCCAAATGGCAGAGTTAGTTAAAGCACTGCGTAAATGTCAGCCTTTTATCTCCACAAAAGATCCACCAATACAAACATTTTTGCCAATCAAAAACCAAACCAACACGCCAAATTTAGCAATATCTGCAATTGATCACAAAGTTTTGCAATCTTTGCGTCAGATGTTAGCAGGGGATCAGGTAGCATTTACAGAACTACTGCACTGTTATTTTTTAGAAGCACCTAAACTCATTCAAGAAATTCAGTCATCTGTGGTAAGAGAAGATGCCGAAACTTTATGGAAGACTGCTCACAAACTCAAGTCCAGTAGTGCTTCTGTTGGGGCAACTAGCCTGGCTCAAATTTGTAAGCAGTTAGAAGCTAAAGGCAGAAGTAATGATCCTTTGGGATGTGCAGACATCTTGTCACAACTTCAACAAGAGTATGAGCAAGTCAAAACAGGATTGCAATTAGAACTGGAGGCGGGATCATGA
- a CDS encoding bicarbonate transport system substrate-binding protein, translating to MSDFFNQFSRRKFILTAGASASAVFLKGCLGNPPENLTGGNSSAAPTAQTVANISPEQAPETNTVKLGYIPIVEAAPLIIAQEKGFFAKYGMTKVDLAKQASWGSARDNVEIGSAGGGIDGGQWQMPMPHLITEGLITKGNQKIPMYVLAQLITHGNGIAIANKHNGKISLEVANAKALFKELKSSTPFTAAFTFPHVNQDFWIRYWLASGGLDPDADVKLLTVPSAQTVANMKTGTMDAFSTGDPWPYRIVTDKIGFVAALTAEIWKNHPEEYLAIRADWVDKNPKATKALLKGIMEAQQWLDNFDNRKEAAEILAGRNYFNLPSPEILAGPYQGKYDMGDGRKIDDKSMAAYYWKDGKGNVSYPYKSHDLWFITESVRWGFLPKDYITNNAAKAKELINKVNREDIWKEAAKEAGIATADIPTSTSRGVEEFFDGVKFDPEKPEAYLKSLKIKKVSV from the coding sequence GTGTCAGATTTTTTTAACCAATTTTCTCGCCGTAAATTTATCTTAACAGCTGGAGCATCGGCAAGTGCGGTGTTTCTCAAAGGCTGTTTAGGCAACCCTCCAGAAAATCTGACTGGTGGTAATTCCTCAGCTGCGCCAACTGCTCAAACTGTTGCCAATATCAGTCCAGAACAAGCGCCAGAAACTAATACAGTCAAATTGGGATATATTCCGATTGTTGAAGCTGCACCGTTAATTATTGCTCAAGAAAAAGGCTTTTTTGCTAAATATGGTATGACCAAGGTAGATTTGGCAAAACAAGCTTCTTGGGGTTCAGCACGAGATAACGTAGAAATTGGTTCGGCTGGTGGTGGTATTGATGGCGGACAATGGCAAATGCCAATGCCACATTTAATTACAGAAGGTTTAATTACTAAAGGGAATCAAAAAATCCCGATGTATGTCTTGGCGCAGTTAATTACACATGGGAACGGAATTGCGATCGCCAATAAACATAACGGTAAAATTAGCCTGGAAGTTGCTAATGCTAAGGCTTTATTCAAAGAATTAAAATCCTCCACACCTTTTACTGCGGCATTCACCTTCCCCCACGTTAACCAAGATTTTTGGATTCGCTACTGGTTAGCATCTGGTGGTTTAGACCCAGATGCAGATGTCAAACTACTGACTGTACCTTCGGCGCAAACTGTCGCCAACATGAAAACCGGGACAATGGATGCGTTCAGCACCGGAGATCCTTGGCCATATCGGATTGTGACAGATAAAATCGGCTTTGTGGCTGCATTAACCGCAGAGATTTGGAAAAATCACCCTGAAGAATATTTGGCGATACGGGCTGACTGGGTTGATAAAAATCCTAAAGCGACGAAAGCATTGTTAAAAGGCATTATGGAAGCGCAGCAATGGTTAGATAATTTTGACAACCGCAAAGAAGCAGCCGAAATTCTTGCTGGTAGAAATTATTTCAACTTACCTTCACCCGAAATTTTGGCAGGCCCATATCAAGGCAAATATGACATGGGTGATGGTCGCAAAATAGATGATAAATCAATGGCTGCTTATTACTGGAAAGATGGAAAAGGTAACGTGTCTTATCCCTATAAGAGTCATGATTTGTGGTTCATAACTGAGAGTGTTCGCTGGGGTTTCTTGCCAAAAGATTACATCACCAATAATGCAGCTAAAGCGAAAGAACTCATTAATAAAGTTAACCGCGAAGATATTTGGAAAGAAGCTGCCAAAGAAGCGGGAATTGCTACGGCTGATATTCCCACAAGTACATCTCGCGGTGTAGAAGAATTTTTTGATGGAGTTAAATTTGATCCCGAAAAACCAGAAGCATATCTCAAGAGTCTGAAGATTAAGAAAGTGAGTGTTTAG
- a CDS encoding nitrate ABC transporter, inner membrane subunit, whose protein sequence is MTLAQKRAASPRLDNSFISQIQKQIPNLVPPAIALLIFLVVWQLFAWIPGATLPGPIQVIQDTWILILYPFYDKGGIDKGLFWQILASLQRVAISYTLAAIVGIGVGVLIGVNQTMSKALDPLFQLLRTVPPLAWVPISLAALRQNEPAALFVIFITAIWPILINTAVGVTQIPQDYNNVAKVLQLSRKEYFLNILIPSALPYIFTGLRIAIGLAWLAIIAAEIVMSGIVGIGFFIWDAYQNNNVSEVILALVYIGVVGLLLDKFMAWLQNLILPAEQK, encoded by the coding sequence ATGACTTTAGCCCAAAAAAGAGCAGCTAGTCCAAGGTTAGATAACAGTTTTATTTCACAGATACAGAAACAAATTCCGAATCTTGTACCGCCTGCGATCGCACTTTTAATATTTCTCGTAGTTTGGCAATTATTTGCTTGGATTCCTGGCGCAACATTACCAGGGCCAATTCAAGTCATCCAAGATACCTGGATTTTAATTTTGTATCCTTTTTATGACAAAGGCGGTATCGATAAAGGTCTTTTTTGGCAGATTTTAGCTAGTTTACAACGGGTCGCCATTAGTTACACTTTAGCGGCAATTGTGGGTATTGGCGTAGGTGTTTTGATTGGTGTGAATCAAACTATGTCTAAGGCTTTAGACCCACTATTTCAACTATTGCGGACTGTACCTCCTTTGGCTTGGGTTCCCATTTCTTTAGCAGCACTGCGTCAAAACGAACCAGCCGCATTATTCGTAATTTTCATCACCGCAATTTGGCCGATTTTAATTAACACTGCGGTCGGTGTTACTCAAATTCCCCAAGATTACAACAACGTGGCTAAAGTTCTGCAACTCAGCCGCAAAGAATACTTCCTCAACATTTTGATTCCCTCAGCTTTACCTTACATTTTCACTGGCTTAAGAATTGCGATCGGTTTGGCTTGGTTAGCGATTATCGCGGCAGAAATCGTCATGTCTGGGATTGTCGGTATCGGCTTCTTTATCTGGGATGCTTACCAAAATAACAACGTCAGTGAAGTAATTTTGGCGCTAGTTTATATCGGTGTCGTTGGTTTACTCCTGGATAAATTCATGGCTTGGTTGCAAAACCTGATTTTACCAGCAGAACAAAAGTAG
- a CDS encoding nitrate transport ATP-binding subunits C and D gives MSVFVAVDQIDKVFNLTGGGQYIALKGIDLEIKKGEFISLIGHSGCGKSTLLNMIAGLDLPTEGIVTLQGQKITKPGPDRMVVFQNYSLLPWRTVRENIALAVDSVMNGLPADERKAIVEKHIDMVGLRPHADKQPGMLSGGQKQRVAIARALAIRPKLLLLDEPFGALDALTRGNLQEQLMQICEENEVTAVMVTHDVDEAVLLSDRIVMLTNGPESKIGDILEVDIPRPRKRMEVVEHPSYYSLRSEMIYFLNQQKRIKKLRARKTADVSRHGLEKVNLEIGFLPLTACAPLAVAKEKGFFTKHGLDEVNLVRESSWRGIVDGITGGYLDAAQMPSGMPMWLTLGGYKNQPLPVVTALTMTRNGNAITLAKRFYDEGVRTLSDFKNYLLRTREQRHTMGVVHPASMHNMLLRYWLAAGGIDPDTDVDMHIIPPAQMVADLQNKSIDGYCVGEPWNYRAAVENVGFTIATDLEVWLGHPGKVLGVREDWAEKYPNTHIALTKALLEACQYCADPQNVEEVRKIVAGRDYVSTDLEYIQLEDPDSLVCDIDHPLRDYAHHQFYSESAINRPSRTEQIWIMSQLARWGDTPFPRNWVEVVERVCRVRVFSTAARELGLDISYTRQPIQLFDGTPFNADDPIAYLNSLPIKRDFSIAEVILDSPTRRVA, from the coding sequence ATGAGCGTATTCGTTGCTGTTGATCAAATTGATAAGGTATTTAATTTAACTGGCGGCGGTCAATATATTGCTTTAAAAGGTATTGACCTGGAAATTAAAAAAGGCGAATTCATTTCTTTAATTGGTCACTCTGGTTGCGGTAAATCCACATTATTAAATATGATTGCGGGTTTGGATTTGCCAACTGAGGGTATTGTGACGCTGCAAGGGCAGAAAATCACCAAACCAGGGCCAGACCGGATGGTGGTATTCCAAAATTATTCGTTATTGCCTTGGCGGACTGTGAGAGAAAATATTGCCTTGGCGGTAGACTCAGTGATGAATGGTTTACCCGCAGATGAACGCAAGGCGATTGTCGAAAAACATATAGATATGGTGGGTTTGCGTCCCCACGCCGACAAACAACCAGGAATGTTATCTGGTGGACAAAAACAACGGGTGGCGATCGCTCGTGCTTTAGCAATTCGTCCTAAACTATTACTGTTAGATGAACCCTTCGGTGCGTTAGATGCCCTAACACGGGGTAACTTACAAGAACAGTTAATGCAAATCTGCGAAGAAAATGAAGTCACTGCGGTAATGGTGACTCATGACGTAGATGAAGCTGTGCTGTTGTCTGACAGAATTGTCATGTTGACCAACGGCCCCGAATCTAAAATTGGCGACATCCTCGAAGTTGATATCCCCAGACCCCGCAAACGTATGGAAGTTGTGGAACATCCCAGCTACTACAGCTTGCGGAGTGAAATGATTTATTTCCTCAACCAGCAAAAACGCATTAAGAAACTGCGGGCGCGGAAAACAGCGGATGTTTCCCGTCATGGTTTAGAAAAAGTTAACTTAGAAATTGGCTTCTTACCCCTCACTGCTTGCGCCCCCCTCGCTGTAGCGAAAGAAAAAGGTTTCTTTACCAAGCATGGCTTAGATGAAGTGAACTTGGTGCGGGAAAGTAGCTGGCGGGGTATCGTTGACGGCATCACTGGCGGTTATTTAGATGCAGCCCAAATGCCTTCTGGGATGCCCATGTGGCTAACTTTGGGCGGTTATAAAAACCAACCCTTACCCGTAGTTACCGCCCTCACCATGACCCGCAACGGTAACGCCATCACCTTAGCCAAACGCTTTTATGATGAAGGTGTCCGCACCTTATCTGACTTCAAAAATTACTTACTCCGCACCCGCGAACAACGCCACACAATGGGCGTAGTCCATCCCGCCTCAATGCACAATATGCTGCTACGTTATTGGTTGGCGGCTGGTGGTATTGACCCAGATACGGATGTGGATATGCACATTATTCCACCCGCCCAGATGGTCGCTGACTTGCAAAACAAAAGTATTGACGGTTATTGCGTCGGTGAACCTTGGAACTATCGCGCCGCCGTGGAAAATGTCGGCTTTACCATCGCCACAGACTTAGAAGTTTGGTTAGGACACCCCGGTAAAGTTCTCGGTGTACGGGAAGATTGGGCAGAAAAATATCCTAACACCCACATTGCCTTAACTAAAGCTTTGTTAGAAGCTTGCCAATACTGTGCAGATCCCCAAAACGTCGAAGAAGTCAGAAAAATTGTGGCGGGGAGAGATTACGTCAGCACTGATTTAGAGTACATCCAACTAGAAGACCCGGATAGTTTGGTTTGTGACATAGACCACCCCCTACGCGACTACGCCCATCACCAGTTTTACTCTGAGTCTGCCATTAACCGCCCCAGCCGCACAGAACAAATCTGGATTATGAGTCAGTTGGCGCGTTGGGGTGATACTCCCTTCCCCAGAAATTGGGTAGAAGTTGTAGAACGAGTTTGTCGGGTGCGCGTTTTTAGTACCGCCGCCAGGGAATTAGGTTTAGATATCAGCTATACTCGCCAACCCATTCAGTTATTTGATGGTACTCCCTTTAATGCTGATGACCCTATCGCCTATCTCAACAGCTTGCCAATTAAGCGCGACTTTTCCATTGCGGAAGTCATTCTTGATTCACCCACTAGAAGAGTTGCATAA
- a CDS encoding nitrate ABC transporter, ATPase subunits C and D: MERGFPDAMKSPVPPNTLHPSPTAMQNRNLSTVTDTSRRPLPTLTDNSRHFLEIRDVSKVYPTKKGPFTVLDGVNLNVNQGEFICVIGHSGCGKSTLLNMVSGFNFPTTGQVLLEGQPITKPGPDRMVVFQNYALLPWRTAFENIYLAVNAVYPNKMEAEKRAIVRENLAMVGLADAMDKKPMQMSGGMRQRVSIARALAIRPKVLILDEPFGALDAITKEELQEELLKIWNDNRCTVLMITHDIDEALFLADKLVMMTNGPHAKIGEVMEIPFSRPRDRARIMEDPQYYKLRNYALDFLFNRFAHDDVG, from the coding sequence TTGGAGAGAGGTTTTCCTGATGCTATGAAAAGTCCAGTTCCACCCAACACACTTCACCCTTCACCCACCGCCATGCAAAACCGCAATTTGTCCACCGTCACCGACACCTCCAGAAGACCATTACCAACTCTGACCGACAATAGCAGACATTTTCTCGAAATCAGAGACGTTAGCAAAGTTTATCCCACCAAGAAAGGCCCCTTCACTGTGCTTGATGGTGTGAATCTCAACGTTAACCAGGGTGAATTTATTTGCGTCATTGGTCACTCTGGCTGCGGCAAATCTACGCTGCTAAATATGGTATCTGGTTTTAACTTTCCTACAACTGGGCAAGTGTTACTCGAAGGTCAACCCATCACCAAACCAGGCCCAGACCGGATGGTTGTATTTCAAAACTACGCGCTGTTACCTTGGCGGACTGCATTTGAAAATATTTACTTAGCGGTGAATGCAGTTTACCCCAACAAAATGGAAGCCGAGAAAAGGGCTATTGTGCGGGAAAACTTGGCAATGGTGGGGTTGGCTGACGCAATGGACAAAAAGCCCATGCAAATGTCTGGCGGTATGAGACAGCGAGTTTCTATTGCGCGGGCTTTGGCAATTCGCCCAAAAGTGCTAATTTTAGATGAACCTTTCGGGGCGTTAGATGCAATTACCAAAGAAGAATTACAAGAAGAATTGCTAAAAATTTGGAACGATAATCGCTGCACAGTGTTGATGATTACCCACGACATTGATGAAGCGCTGTTTTTAGCAGATAAATTAGTGATGATGACCAATGGCCCCCATGCCAAAATTGGCGAAGTCATGGAAATTCCCTTTTCTCGTCCCCGCGATCGCGCCCGCATCATGGAAGATCCACAATATTACAAGCTGCGTAACTATGCCTTGGACTTCCTCTTCAACCGTTTTGCCCATGATGATGTAGGTTAA